The following proteins are co-located in the Vigna angularis cultivar LongXiaoDou No.4 chromosome 2, ASM1680809v1, whole genome shotgun sequence genome:
- the LOC108328634 gene encoding auxin-responsive protein IAA20: protein MGKHSNSSSSSISSSSNHHHLLISTASSLTQELPTDLSLGLSISAAHHGGSSISRGHWQQPQHPLVNISQAAEANDCNDYSSFFVKVYMEGIPIGRKLNILAHGSYYELVKSLEHMFDTTILWGTEMNGVQPERCHVLTYEDEEGDLVMVGDVPWEMFLSTVKRLKITRVDTFGC, encoded by the exons ATGGGAAAACACTCtaattcttcttcctcttccatcAGCAGTAGCAGCAACCACCACCACCTTCTCATTTCCACTGCATCCTCTCTCACACAAGAGCTTCCCACTGATCTTAGTCTTGGACTCAGCATTTCCGCCGCTCACCATGGTGGTTCTTCTATTTCAAG GGGGCATTGGCAACAACCACAGCACCCTCTTGTGAACATTTCGCAAGCGGCTGAAGCTAATGATTGCAACGACTATAGCAGCTTCTTTGTGAAGGTCTACATGGAAGGCATTCCAATAGGAAGGAAACTCAATATACTTGCTCATGGAAGCTATTATGAGTTAGTGAAGAGTCTTGAACACATGTTCGACACTACCATTCTTT GGGGGACAGAGATGAATGGAGTGCAACCCGAGAGATGCCATGTACTAACATACGAAGATGAAGAAGGGGATTTGGTCATGGTTGGAGATGTTCCTTGGGA GATGTTCTTATCCACAGTAAAGAGATTGAAGATCACAAGGGTAGACACATTCGGGTGTTAA
- the LOC108327621 gene encoding cytochrome P450 705A5-like: MIRQLSFWVYGKKALDVSTRYDELLEKVLKEHEQKRSSRDSEEHHSHAENERDLMDILLDVHHDPHAEFKITRTHVKAFFLDLYIAGTNTSAEGTQWAMAELLNHPEAFEMVRKEIELVTDNGRLVEESDVGKMPYLQAVVKETLRLHPPAPVFFLQEEDEDWSDGKRMKFNFVSFGGGRRGCPGTELAFIFINTAVAAMVQSFDCKIGDDEVGCPKILNTQRMEHSSVKIAMSGSDMQELGKIIAVSQAVMNKKPKDFRIAQL; the protein is encoded by the exons ATGATCAGGCAGTTGAGTTTCTGGGTGTATGGGAAAAAGGCTTTGGACGTGAGCACAAGGTACGATGAGTTGTTGGAGAAAGTGCTGAAGGAGCATGAACAAAAAAGATCATCACGTGACAGTGAAGAACATCATAGTCATGCAGAAAACGAAAGGGATTTGATGGACATTCTGCTTGATGTTCACCACGATCCTCATGCAGAGTTCAAGATCACAAGAACTCATGTTAAAGCCTTCTTCTTG GACCTCTACATTGCAGGGACAAACACCTCAGCAGAAGGCACGCAATGGGCGATGGCTGAGCTGCTGAACCACCCTGAAGCCTTTGAAATGGTGAGAAAGGAGATAGAGTTGGTGACCGACAATGGAAGGCTAGTTGAGGAGTCAGATGTTGGAAAAATGCCATATTTGCAAGCAGTTGTGAAGGAAACACTGAGACTCCATCCACCAGCACCAGT ATTCTTCTTGCAAGAGGAGGATGAGGATTGGAGTGATGGTAAGAGAATGAAGttcaattttgtttcatttggaGGTGGAAGGAGAGGCTGTCCAGGAACAGAACTTGCTTTCATCTTCATAAACACTGCAGTGGCTGCTATGGTGCAGTCCTTTGATTGCAAGATTGGTGATGATGAGGTTGGATGTC CTAAAATCTTAAACACACAGAGGATGGAGCATTCCTCAGTTAAGATTGCAATGTCAGGTTCTGATATGCAGGAATTGGGAAAAATTATAGCAGTGTCTCAAGCTGTAATGAACAAAAAGCCAAAAGATTTCAGAATTGCTCAATTGTAG
- the LOC108328424 gene encoding chitinase 10: MTSSLFSILPSTVLFFSFAIIFSAPYGAEAWLKPKIPISSLITKTLFDSFFLHKDDTACPAKDFYSYDSFILASKSFPAFGTTGCLATRKREIAAFLAQISHETTGGWATAPDGPFAWGLCFKEEISPQSNYCDSTNSQWPCFPAKSYKGRGPIQLSWNYNYGPAGKALGFDGLKNPEIVANNSVIAFKTGLWFWMTEQKPKPSCHDVMVGKYVPTEADIAANRTAGYGLLTNIINGKLECGIPGDARVNDRIGFFQRYTKLFNVDTGPNLDCAYQQPF; this comes from the exons ATGACATCTTCATTATTTTCCATTCTTCCTTCCACcgtattatttttctcttttgctaTTATCTTCTCTGCACCTTATGGAGCTGAAGCATGGTTGAAGCCCAAAATACCCATCTCTTCTCTCATCACAAAAActctttttgactcattttTCCTACACAAAGATGACACTGCATGCCCTGCTAAAGACTTCTACAGCTACGACTCCTTCATTCTTGCATCAAAATCCTTCCCTGCATTTGGTACCACTGGTTGTTTAGCCACGCGCAAGCGTGAGATTGCTGCGTTTCTCGCTCAGATTTCCCATGAAACCACCGGTGGGTGGGCCACTGCACCCGATGGCCCATTTGCTTGGGGCTTGTGCTTCAAGGAAGAAATTAGTCCTCAGAGTAACTACTGTGATTCCACTAACTCTCAATGGCCATGCTTCCCTGCCAAAAGTTACAAGGGAAGAGGACCGATTCAACTTTCTTG GAACTACAACTATGGACCAGCAGGGAAGGCGTTGGGATTTGATGGGTTGAAGAATCCGGAGATTGTGGCGAACAATTCCGTGATAGCCTTCAAAACTGGGCTCTGGTTTTGGATGACAGAGCAAAAGCCAAAACCTTCTTGCCACGACGTGATGGTTGGGAAATACGTGCCTACAGAAGCTGACATAGCGGCTAATCGAACAGCTGGTTATGGCTTGCTGACTAACATAATCAACGGTAAACTTGAATGTGGGATTCCTGGTGATGCAAGAGTCAATGATCGGATTGGTTTTTTCCAAAGATATACAAAGCTCTTCAACGTCGACACTGGACCTAACTTGGATTGTGCATATCAGCAACCCTTCTAA